A window of Verrucomicrobiia bacterium contains these coding sequences:
- a CDS encoding methyltransferase domain-containing protein, which yields MTSNPYESNRYLSEYLLFHYGTAPQLRAFGCLAPEMLRFHKRIRTECLLPIRRKGHIAALDLGCGVGRFTFELGRLADQAVGIDFSGRFIRAARRMASERQIQIRLQETGKQFRSLRLTLPAGLRKSSVEFRAGDAMDLSRYAAGPFQIVACINLLCRLPHPARFLAQLERVVAPGGQLVIASPFSWLEEFTPKNEWLTSRRVQSLLRPGFKLAKRVDLPFLIREHRRKYQLVISEVMVLVRR from the coding sequence GTGACCTCCAATCCTTACGAGAGCAACCGTTACTTAAGCGAATATCTCCTGTTCCACTACGGGACGGCGCCGCAGCTCCGCGCCTTTGGTTGCCTTGCGCCTGAGATGCTGCGATTCCACAAGAGAATACGGACCGAATGCCTGCTGCCAATCCGCCGCAAGGGACACATTGCGGCGCTCGATTTGGGCTGCGGTGTGGGCCGCTTCACCTTCGAGCTGGGGCGCCTTGCGGACCAGGCAGTGGGGATAGATTTCTCCGGGCGCTTCATTCGCGCCGCCCGCCGGATGGCATCGGAGCGTCAGATTCAGATTCGGCTCCAGGAGACTGGCAAACAATTCCGCTCGCTCCGATTAACATTGCCCGCTGGGCTGCGCAAAAGCTCAGTGGAATTTCGGGCGGGTGACGCTATGGATTTGAGCCGCTACGCGGCTGGCCCGTTCCAGATTGTCGCATGTATCAATCTGCTGTGCCGGCTGCCGCATCCGGCCCGTTTCCTGGCCCAGCTTGAGCGGGTGGTCGCCCCGGGCGGTCAACTGGTGATTGCCTCGCCGTTTTCATGGCTCGAGGAATTCACGCCAAAAAATGAGTGGCTCACCAGCCGCCGGGTGCAGTCCCTGTTGCGCCCCGGGTTCAAGCTGGCGAAGCGGGTGGACCTGCCATTTTTGATTCGCGAACATCGTCGCAAGTATCAGTTGGTCATTTCCGAGGTGATGGTGCTGGTGAGGAGGTAA